The following proteins come from a genomic window of Synechococcus sp. NB0720_010:
- a CDS encoding DMT family transporter, translated as MASLRCGQLSGFAAAVLFGCSAPLISTFTASGSSLSIAGLLYAGATLALAIVRLMKGRTQDESPLQRRDAPALAGLILLGGIVGPVALVHGLARLPAASSSLLLNLETVFTLAIAVLVGREHLGKRGAAAAALTIAGAIVLSDGSLGGVNATGAALIALATLAWGIDNNLSQRLSLRDPIQIATVKALGASLPMLVLAWVLGHPFPPATVCAALLLVGALGYGLSIWLDLLALRDLGAAREAVIFSTAPFVGALFALVVLRDSFTLNLSVAAGLMGSGVVLLLREEHSHWHQHHALRHDHRHCHDLAAGDLHHEHEHSPQELEGMDTDHPFWHAHEHEHSQTAHAHPHVSDVHHRHPH; from the coding sequence ATGGCATCCTTGAGATGCGGTCAACTCTCTGGCTTCGCTGCGGCCGTGCTGTTCGGATGCAGCGCCCCACTGATCAGTACGTTCACGGCCAGCGGTTCGTCCCTGAGCATTGCCGGGTTGCTCTACGCAGGGGCGACTCTGGCTCTGGCGATTGTTCGGCTGATGAAAGGCCGAACCCAGGATGAAAGCCCCCTCCAACGGCGTGATGCGCCTGCCTTGGCTGGGTTGATCCTTCTGGGCGGGATCGTCGGGCCCGTTGCCCTGGTTCACGGCCTGGCGCGGTTACCAGCCGCATCGAGTTCACTGTTGCTCAACCTTGAGACCGTCTTCACCCTGGCCATCGCTGTTCTGGTGGGGCGTGAACATCTCGGCAAACGCGGCGCTGCGGCAGCAGCGCTCACCATCGCTGGGGCCATCGTTCTTTCGGATGGATCACTCGGCGGTGTCAATGCCACCGGAGCTGCCCTGATCGCTCTGGCGACCCTGGCCTGGGGGATCGACAACAACCTCAGCCAACGCCTGAGTCTGCGCGATCCGATTCAGATTGCCACCGTCAAGGCACTGGGTGCATCGCTGCCCATGCTCGTTCTTGCCTGGGTCCTGGGGCATCCCTTTCCACCTGCCACCGTCTGCGCGGCCTTGCTGCTTGTCGGTGCACTGGGCTACGGCCTTTCGATCTGGCTGGATCTCCTGGCGTTGCGGGATCTGGGTGCAGCGCGGGAAGCCGTGATCTTTTCCACAGCGCCTTTTGTGGGCGCCTTGTTTGCGCTTGTGGTGCTGCGTGATTCCTTCACGCTGAACCTGAGTGTTGCCGCCGGATTGATGGGGTCAGGCGTCGTTCTATTGCTGAGGGAAGAACACAGCCACTGGCATCAGCATCATGCGCTGCGCCACGACCATCGCCACTGCCATGACCTAGCAGCAGGCGATCTCCACCACGAGCACGAGCACAGCCCGCAGGAGCTCGAGGGGATGGACACCGATCACCCCTTCTGGCATGCCCATGAACACGAGCATTCCCAAACCGCCCATGCACACCCGCATGTGAGCGATGTTCACCACAGGCATCCACATTGA
- a CDS encoding DUF2811 domain-containing protein produces the protein MAEVPDAMAPHISVENQLPADLFDAMVSFIERHPQWDQYRLMHSAVSGFLFQQGC, from the coding sequence TTGGCTGAGGTTCCTGATGCAATGGCACCACACATCAGTGTGGAAAACCAATTGCCGGCCGATCTCTTCGACGCGATGGTTTCTTTCATTGAGCGCCACCCCCAATGGGATCAATACCGGCTGATGCATTCGGCCGTTTCCGGATTCCTCTTTCAGCAGGGCTGCTAA
- a CDS encoding peptidoglycan DD-metalloendopeptidase family protein, producing MKPVHFLLTTAASTAALGAAGTVVAPSLADSKSGMLPQLSAPPAISADLIAAAETRPSSEKIWVKARQAITLKHLASQLAQDETLISQLNDVKADHVFGRSEWMVLPSTAIKQVKTVAAVDTSELRRTPPLEAPPEPSETARIRRGDTTLAKVAQRYNLSIQKLLKLNPGLRGAQLVVGTPIRIAQANAGRSRMVLGLKPVGSGGLSWPDQPDFGFGDGENFNDRAWVWPTKGIFTSGYGWRWGRMHRGIDIANNIGTPIVAAKSGQVVSAGWHGGGYGYLVELRHADGTLTRYGHNSRILVRAGQVVPQGKVISLMGSTGRSTGPHLHFEIIPAGRGAVNPLQMLPPRA from the coding sequence ATGAAGCCTGTTCACTTTCTACTGACGACGGCAGCCAGCACTGCAGCCCTTGGGGCTGCCGGCACCGTTGTCGCCCCCTCCCTGGCCGACTCCAAGTCAGGGATGCTTCCTCAGCTCTCAGCTCCACCCGCCATCAGTGCAGACCTGATTGCTGCCGCTGAGACCAGGCCCAGCTCCGAGAAGATCTGGGTCAAAGCCCGTCAAGCCATCACCCTCAAGCACCTCGCCAGTCAGCTGGCGCAGGACGAGACGCTGATCAGCCAGCTCAACGACGTCAAGGCCGATCACGTCTTTGGCCGCAGTGAATGGATGGTTCTCCCCAGCACCGCCATCAAGCAGGTCAAAACGGTTGCCGCCGTTGACACGTCTGAACTGCGGCGCACCCCACCCCTTGAGGCACCGCCAGAGCCCAGTGAGACCGCTCGCATCCGACGGGGTGACACCACCTTGGCCAAGGTGGCCCAGCGCTACAACCTCAGCATTCAGAAACTCCTGAAGCTGAACCCCGGTCTTCGGGGAGCCCAGCTGGTTGTTGGCACCCCAATCCGTATCGCCCAGGCCAATGCAGGGCGCAGCCGCATGGTGCTTGGTCTGAAGCCCGTTGGCTCCGGTGGTCTGAGCTGGCCCGACCAACCCGACTTTGGGTTCGGCGACGGAGAGAACTTTAATGACCGTGCCTGGGTCTGGCCCACCAAGGGCATCTTCACCTCCGGCTATGGCTGGCGTTGGGGACGGATGCATCGCGGCATCGACATTGCCAACAACATCGGAACGCCGATCGTTGCTGCGAAATCAGGTCAGGTGGTCTCCGCTGGCTGGCATGGCGGTGGCTACGGCTATCTCGTTGAGCTGCGGCATGCCGACGGAACCTTGACCCGATACGGCCACAACAGCAGGATCTTGGTTCGTGCTGGTCAGGTCGTGCCCCAGGGCAAGGTGATCTCCCTGATGGGCAGCACCGGGCGGAGTACAGGTCCCCACCTGCACTTCGAAATCATCCCCGCCGGCCGTGGAGCGGTGAATCCGCTTCAAATGCTTCCCCCTAGGGCCTGA
- a CDS encoding tRNA (cytidine(34)-2'-O)-methyltransferase: protein MPRVVLFQPEIPPNTGNVARSCAATCTELHLIEPLGFQIDDRTLKRAGLDYWPWVQLEHHANWEQFLETRRQRGGRLLALSRHASEPYHRIQYRADDWLLFGRESSGLPGELLEHVDQRLLIPMPGSVDQGGGVRSLNLATSVGVVLFEALRQLEVG, encoded by the coding sequence ATGCCCAGGGTGGTGCTGTTTCAACCGGAGATTCCACCGAATACGGGGAACGTGGCCCGCAGTTGCGCAGCGACCTGCACCGAACTGCATCTCATCGAGCCCTTGGGCTTTCAGATCGATGACCGAACCCTGAAGCGGGCCGGTCTCGACTATTGGCCCTGGGTTCAACTGGAGCACCACGCCAACTGGGAGCAGTTCCTCGAGACGCGGCGTCAGCGCGGCGGCCGCCTGCTCGCCCTCAGTCGCCACGCCAGCGAGCCGTACCACCGCATTCAGTACCGAGCGGATGACTGGCTGCTGTTTGGCCGTGAGAGCAGCGGCCTGCCCGGGGAGCTCCTAGAGCACGTGGACCAGCGACTTTTGATCCCCATGCCGGGCTCGGTGGACCAGGGCGGCGGGGTGCGAAGTCTGAATCTCGCGACATCGGTGGGTGTTGTTCTCTTCGAGGCACTCAGGCAACTCGAAGTGGGCTAA
- the cobU gene encoding bifunctional adenosylcobinamide kinase/adenosylcobinamide-phosphate guanylyltransferase, with translation MASPAEPAGLVVVTGPSRSGKSRWAEHLAALHPGPVLYLATGQPPGDDERWAQRIRDHQDRRPSGWQTLEVGADLTAALSGLTPPADGQAPRLLLIDALGTWLAQHLEASAEQWQECSTALLNQLQQQHEPVILVMEEVGWGVVPATAIGGLFRDRMGDLQQRLTAISHEAWLVVSGRALNLHELGIPVPR, from the coding sequence GTGGCTAGCCCCGCCGAGCCTGCGGGTCTGGTGGTTGTCACTGGACCCAGCCGCAGTGGCAAAAGCCGTTGGGCCGAACATCTCGCTGCGCTCCACCCGGGCCCAGTTCTCTACCTCGCGACCGGACAGCCTCCTGGCGATGACGAACGCTGGGCACAACGGATCAGAGACCATCAAGACCGCAGACCCTCTGGGTGGCAGACCTTGGAAGTCGGTGCCGACCTGACCGCTGCGCTTTCTGGTCTCACTCCACCCGCTGATGGCCAGGCGCCCAGGCTCCTGTTGATCGACGCCCTGGGAACCTGGCTCGCCCAACACCTGGAGGCCTCTGCTGAGCAGTGGCAGGAGTGCAGCACGGCCCTGTTAAACCAATTACAACAGCAGCATGAGCCTGTGATCTTGGTGATGGAGGAAGTCGGTTGGGGCGTGGTTCCTGCCACGGCCATCGGCGGGCTCTTCCGCGACAGGATGGGGGACCTGCAACAACGGTTGACCGCGATCAGCCATGAGGCTTGGCTCGTGGTCAGCGGCCGAGCCCTGAACCTCCACGAGCTCGGTATCCCCGTCCCGCGCTAG
- the pxcA gene encoding proton extrusion protein PcxA, with protein sequence MGLTDWIGSFDRASTHDLSNNLERAYEAALLIQSLELEYYNDRPVRPEIELSIPQSAKAQMLRRFRAALQVAQDNLADVAPKRSELDSQELRQLQLVESVVSRYGRGRSTAPAMSRSPEMLPRSLLGVFDGVRRQLDPEAEASLVAGFRRRRDSTLVSLRVLLLLILVPLVIQQASRSLVISPLMNRYAPEIPFLNYTKPHLQEKAVAKLRLYQQELEFEALLEGKQPPSPEEIQSALARRANALKDEADAESIEASKNVLADLAALVGFVLVCLFGRRDLQVLRGFLDEAVYGLSDSAKAFAIILFTDIFVGFHSPEGWTVLLDGIAHHLGLPAEENFILLFIATFPVVLATIFKYWIFRYLNRVSPSAVATLKNMNGGG encoded by the coding sequence ATGGGGTTGACCGATTGGATTGGAAGCTTTGATCGGGCCAGCACCCACGATCTGAGCAACAACCTCGAGAGGGCCTACGAAGCCGCGCTCCTGATTCAGAGCCTCGAGCTTGAGTACTACAACGACCGCCCAGTTCGTCCTGAGATCGAACTGAGCATCCCTCAATCCGCCAAGGCCCAGATGCTGCGCCGCTTTCGCGCAGCCCTGCAGGTTGCCCAGGACAACCTGGCGGATGTCGCCCCGAAGCGTTCCGAGCTCGATAGCCAAGAGCTCAGACAGTTGCAGCTTGTGGAGAGCGTTGTCTCCCGCTACGGCCGAGGACGCAGCACCGCTCCAGCCATGTCCCGGTCCCCGGAGATGCTGCCCCGCAGCCTGCTGGGTGTGTTTGATGGGGTCCGCCGCCAGCTCGACCCTGAGGCCGAAGCCTCCTTGGTGGCTGGTTTCCGCCGCCGCCGGGACTCCACTCTGGTGTCCCTGCGTGTGCTGCTTCTGTTGATTCTCGTGCCGCTGGTGATTCAACAGGCCAGCCGGAGTCTGGTGATCTCACCGCTGATGAATCGCTATGCACCAGAGATTCCCTTCCTCAATTACACCAAGCCCCACCTTCAAGAAAAGGCCGTCGCCAAGTTGAGGCTGTATCAACAGGAGCTCGAGTTTGAGGCTCTGTTGGAAGGGAAACAGCCTCCCTCCCCAGAGGAGATTCAATCCGCCCTGGCCCGCCGGGCCAATGCCCTCAAGGATGAAGCGGATGCAGAAAGCATCGAAGCTTCAAAGAATGTCCTGGCCGACCTGGCGGCGCTTGTTGGCTTTGTCTTGGTCTGCCTGTTTGGCCGCCGGGACCTTCAGGTGCTGCGGGGCTTTCTCGATGAGGCCGTTTACGGCTTGAGCGACAGCGCCAAGGCCTTCGCCATCATCCTGTTCACGGACATTTTTGTTGGCTTCCACAGCCCCGAAGGATGGACCGTCTTGCTCGATGGGATCGCCCATCACCTGGGCCTTCCCGCGGAAGAGAACTTCATCCTTCTGTTTATTGCCACCTTCCCGGTGGTGCTGGCGACGATTTTCAAGTACTGGATCTTCCGCTACCTCAACCGCGTTTCTCCATCGGCCGTGGCCACCCTCAAAAACATGAACGGTGGTGGCTAG
- the psb32 gene encoding photosystem II repair protein Psb32, whose translation MAAALALTSLIAPSAALATGLADFPVQRPSSHVLDSADVLSRAASGDVNQRLEQFSELGVDARLVTLRRLDYGVSLETLGEELLQQWQDEASRDGLLLLLIEAQNNSAAVVASPALLEQLPSTLLSSTAISTMGLPLREGSRYRQASLDALSRLEVVLNGGEDPGPPQLVERMPVETNIPTKEETESSNAFLWVVVLLVVGTLVPMITWWVFSR comes from the coding sequence ATGGCCGCTGCCCTGGCGCTCACCAGCCTGATCGCGCCATCGGCAGCACTCGCCACTGGATTGGCCGACTTTCCTGTGCAGCGTCCCAGCAGCCACGTGCTGGATAGTGCCGATGTGCTGAGTCGCGCCGCCAGCGGTGATGTCAACCAGCGCCTCGAGCAGTTCTCGGAGTTGGGGGTGGATGCCCGCTTGGTGACCCTGAGGCGCCTGGATTACGGCGTCAGCCTGGAGACCCTCGGCGAGGAACTTCTGCAGCAGTGGCAGGACGAGGCCAGCCGCGATGGCTTGCTGTTGCTCCTGATTGAGGCGCAGAACAACAGTGCAGCCGTCGTTGCCAGTCCAGCTCTGCTTGAGCAACTTCCCTCCACCTTGCTCTCCAGCACGGCCATCAGCACCATGGGACTTCCCCTGAGGGAGGGCTCCCGCTACAGGCAAGCCAGCCTCGACGCCCTAAGCCGACTCGAAGTCGTGCTCAACGGGGGCGAAGATCCCGGTCCGCCACAGCTTGTGGAGCGCATGCCAGTTGAAACCAATATTCCAACCAAGGAAGAAACCGAGTCCAGCAACGCCTTCCTTTGGGTTGTCGTTTTGCTGGTGGTTGGCACCCTGGTGCCAATGATCACCTGGTGGGTCTTCTCCCGCTGA
- a CDS encoding tellurite resistance TerB family protein: MGQPELTSAPEAFAAVALAAIAADGELSAVEARALRQQLEYRQPFRRLSDQDMGALLDRVLLQLRASSCAELILQATPLLSMEQRETALAVAAHLIHADHIETQAELTFLDQLRDAFGLEPARSASILEVISLLHRDSLAS, encoded by the coding sequence ATGGGCCAGCCCGAGCTCACGTCAGCGCCAGAGGCCTTCGCTGCCGTGGCCCTCGCTGCGATTGCAGCCGATGGGGAACTGAGTGCTGTTGAGGCCAGGGCCCTGCGCCAACAACTGGAATATCGCCAACCCTTCCGCAGGCTGAGCGATCAGGACATGGGTGCACTGCTGGATCGGGTGTTGCTGCAACTCAGGGCCAGCAGTTGTGCGGAGCTGATCCTGCAGGCAACCCCCCTCCTTTCAATGGAACAACGGGAAACGGCCCTGGCCGTTGCGGCCCACCTCATTCACGCCGATCACATCGAAACCCAAGCCGAACTGACCTTCCTGGATCAATTGCGGGACGCCTTTGGCCTTGAGCCAGCACGAAGTGCATCAATCCTTGAGGTGATCTCCCTGCTGCATCGCGACAGCTTGGCCAGCTAG
- a CDS encoding cofactor assembly of complex C subunit B, with product MPLPARVCLLIGIVGLLLCVGNQLSASELSPALERAGVLSSLLSVGLMLVAVLWTRAAPLAPDRVALVGEQGLELAAELPDSLRQEFGWGSQMLLTATPAASLLLLWRGQVLLRRGVLDSSPFEPGPICERAWATQKAINLVNLALYPGRDEFKGLPENTPALIIQPIAEDGLLLVAGWSPRCFSRSDESWIEGWSLKLRTQLEQELASFPLPLGPSAEG from the coding sequence GTGCCTCTTCCAGCTCGCGTCTGCTTGCTCATTGGCATTGTCGGTCTGCTCTTGTGTGTCGGCAATCAGCTCAGCGCGTCTGAGTTGAGCCCTGCGTTGGAGAGGGCGGGGGTGTTGAGCAGCCTGCTCTCGGTTGGCTTGATGCTGGTCGCTGTCCTCTGGACTAGGGCCGCTCCGCTGGCCCCAGATCGGGTGGCGTTAGTCGGTGAGCAGGGCCTGGAGCTCGCAGCCGAGCTGCCCGATTCCCTCCGTCAAGAGTTTGGCTGGGGCAGTCAAATGCTGTTGACCGCGACCCCGGCGGCCTCACTGTTACTGCTCTGGCGCGGGCAGGTGCTCCTGCGACGGGGGGTGCTCGACTCCAGCCCCTTTGAGCCAGGCCCGATTTGCGAGCGGGCTTGGGCAACGCAGAAGGCGATCAACCTGGTGAACCTGGCGCTCTACCCCGGTCGTGATGAGTTCAAGGGACTCCCCGAGAACACTCCAGCGCTCATCATTCAACCGATCGCTGAGGATGGACTGCTGCTGGTGGCGGGATGGTCGCCGCGTTGCTTCAGCCGCAGCGATGAGAGCTGGATTGAGGGTTGGAGCTTGAAGCTCAGAACGCAATTGGAGCAGGAGCTCGCTTCTTTCCCCCTCCCCCTTGGCCCTTCGGCGGAAGGGTGA
- the lptC gene encoding LPS export ABC transporter periplasmic protein LptC, with protein sequence MVRINRALQLSAVCLLVGCSTATRQGSQPFSFRALDLRQQDPKGAPAWELKSPEARYDIQRKLAQALRPRGTVFRRGEPSILIAAERGTVIGDGQAIQLEGTVRITLLGGEPVEITGDTARWLPRQELMVIDQRPVALDRRSRISAETAQYFIKRDLVELRGAPVLEHWQDGHSKAGNAKTPAPLPLKVKAQWVDWKPERGDLTAPAVVRGEQFEQPKPAPAKDEKPAPSLVLTAQGLRGNLRQGYVDLVAPVQVRRADGKGWLDAKQTRWAINDQLLSSDQPFTGQFNALKAKGDRFTVDLEKSDVKVSRGCELEQPGERLTAMRCLWNWPSGRFVATDQVLLKRDTYKQVTRAKRLEGKIGDDGTAVFSSPGERVNSRFTLPPKGQGGGGKKRAPAPIAF encoded by the coding sequence ATGGTTCGGATCAACCGAGCACTGCAGCTCAGTGCCGTCTGTCTGCTGGTCGGCTGCTCAACAGCGACCCGGCAAGGCAGCCAACCGTTTTCCTTCCGTGCCTTGGACCTGCGTCAGCAGGACCCCAAGGGAGCCCCGGCGTGGGAGCTCAAAAGTCCAGAGGCTCGCTACGACATCCAGCGCAAATTGGCCCAGGCACTGAGGCCCCGGGGCACGGTCTTTCGGCGCGGTGAGCCAAGCATCTTGATTGCTGCCGAGCGGGGCACCGTGATCGGCGATGGCCAAGCCATCCAGCTGGAGGGAACCGTCCGTATCACCCTGCTGGGCGGGGAACCGGTTGAGATCACCGGGGACACCGCCCGCTGGTTACCGCGCCAGGAGCTGATGGTCATCGACCAGAGGCCCGTGGCCCTCGATCGCCGGTCCCGCATCAGTGCGGAAACGGCTCAGTACTTCATCAAGCGTGACCTGGTCGAGCTCCGCGGTGCCCCCGTGCTTGAGCACTGGCAAGACGGACACAGCAAAGCAGGCAACGCCAAAACACCCGCTCCGCTCCCTCTGAAAGTCAAAGCCCAGTGGGTCGACTGGAAGCCGGAGCGGGGCGATCTCACCGCACCTGCGGTGGTGCGCGGTGAGCAGTTCGAGCAACCCAAGCCGGCTCCAGCCAAGGACGAAAAGCCAGCGCCCAGCCTTGTCCTGACCGCCCAGGGGCTACGCGGCAATTTGCGCCAGGGCTATGTGGACCTGGTCGCTCCGGTGCAGGTGCGCCGCGCCGATGGCAAGGGTTGGCTCGACGCCAAGCAAACCCGCTGGGCCATCAATGATCAGTTGCTCAGCAGCGACCAACCCTTCACGGGTCAGTTCAATGCCCTGAAAGCCAAGGGAGATCGCTTCACGGTCGATCTGGAGAAGAGTGATGTGAAGGTCTCCCGTGGCTGCGAGTTGGAACAGCCTGGTGAGCGGCTGACGGCCATGCGGTGTCTCTGGAACTGGCCGAGTGGGCGGTTTGTAGCCACCGATCAGGTGCTGCTCAAACGCGACACGTACAAGCAGGTCACCCGGGCCAAGCGCTTGGAAGGAAAGATCGGTGACGACGGAACCGCTGTCTTCAGTTCCCCCGGAGAACGGGTGAATTCCCGTTTCACCCTTCCGCCGAAGGGCCAAGGGGGAGGGGGAAAGAAGCGAGCTCCTGCTCCAATTGCGTTCTGA
- the metG gene encoding methionine--tRNA ligase — MTYTLTTPLYYVNDKPHLGSAYTTLACDALARFQRLKGEEVLFITGCDEHGQKIQRTAEAAGLTPQAHCDGVSAQYRELWDRWQISNNRLIRTTDPRHRQVVQQFFARVEASGDIVEGRQQGWYCVACEEFKDDPHEAQDPECPIHRKPLEWRDELNLFFRLSRYQEQIEALISQPGFIQPVSRRREVENFVKQGLRDFSISRINLPWGIPVPGHEGHTFYVWFDALLGYITALLEEGDAADLDTAISRGWPASVHVIGKDILRFHAVYWPAMLLSAGLPLPAKVFGHGFLTREGQKMGKSLGNVLDPADLLERCGRDAVRWYLLRDIPFGEDGDFQQQRFTDLVNNDLANTIGNLLNRTSSMARRWFDEAVPPADQARTSTHPLAQAAAQAKDASLAALENLEFRSAAEAALQLAISANGYLNDQAPWSLMKKEGTREQVANDLYAVLEAARLVALLMAPLLPDLSGRMLHQLGQPIPDSNATAQVSSAWLEQLSWGGLQSGAPLPEPSPVMARLELEDPL, encoded by the coding sequence ATGACTTACACCCTCACCACACCCCTCTACTACGTCAACGACAAGCCCCACCTGGGGAGCGCGTACACGACCCTGGCCTGCGATGCCCTGGCCCGGTTCCAGAGACTGAAGGGTGAGGAGGTGCTGTTCATCACCGGCTGTGATGAGCACGGCCAGAAGATTCAGCGCACGGCCGAGGCGGCAGGCCTGACCCCGCAGGCCCATTGCGACGGTGTGAGTGCCCAGTACCGAGAGCTCTGGGATCGCTGGCAGATCAGCAACAACCGCTTGATTCGCACGACGGATCCACGGCACCGCCAGGTCGTCCAGCAGTTTTTTGCGCGGGTCGAGGCGAGCGGAGACATCGTCGAAGGCCGGCAGCAGGGTTGGTACTGCGTGGCCTGCGAGGAATTCAAGGACGACCCCCATGAGGCCCAGGATCCGGAGTGCCCGATCCACCGCAAACCGCTGGAATGGCGTGATGAGCTGAACCTGTTTTTCCGCCTCTCCCGTTATCAAGAGCAGATCGAGGCCCTGATCAGCCAACCCGGTTTTATTCAGCCGGTGAGCCGCCGCCGCGAAGTCGAAAACTTCGTCAAGCAAGGGCTGCGGGATTTCTCGATTTCACGGATCAACCTGCCCTGGGGAATCCCCGTGCCAGGCCATGAGGGTCACACCTTCTATGTCTGGTTCGATGCGCTCTTGGGCTACATCACTGCCCTGCTCGAAGAGGGCGATGCAGCTGATCTCGACACAGCGATCTCCAGGGGCTGGCCCGCTTCGGTGCACGTGATCGGCAAGGACATCCTTCGCTTCCATGCCGTCTATTGGCCGGCCATGCTGCTCTCGGCTGGACTCCCCCTGCCGGCCAAGGTCTTTGGCCATGGTTTTCTGACCCGCGAGGGTCAAAAGATGGGGAAATCCCTCGGCAACGTGCTCGACCCGGCCGACCTGCTCGAGCGCTGCGGCCGGGATGCCGTGCGCTGGTACCTGTTGCGCGACATCCCCTTTGGTGAGGACGGGGATTTCCAGCAGCAGCGCTTCACCGATCTGGTCAATAACGACCTGGCCAACACCATCGGCAACCTGCTGAACCGCACGAGCTCCATGGCTCGCCGTTGGTTCGATGAAGCCGTACCTCCAGCCGATCAGGCCAGGACCAGCACCCATCCCCTGGCCCAGGCGGCAGCACAGGCCAAGGACGCCAGCCTGGCAGCACTAGAGAACCTGGAGTTCCGCTCGGCGGCCGAGGCAGCTCTGCAACTGGCGATTAGCGCCAATGGCTATCTCAATGATCAGGCGCCCTGGAGCTTGATGAAGAAGGAGGGCACACGGGAGCAGGTGGCCAACGACCTCTATGCCGTGCTCGAAGCCGCTCGGCTCGTGGCCCTGCTGATGGCACCCCTCTTGCCCGATCTCTCCGGGCGAATGCTGCATCAACTCGGGCAACCGATTCCCGATTCCAATGCGACGGCCCAGGTGAGCTCGGCCTGGCTGGAGCAGCTCAGCTGGGGTGGACTCCAGAGCGGAGCACCGCTGCCTGAGCCCTCCCCGGTGATGGCACGCCTGGAACTGGAGGATCCGCTCTGA